Within Wyeomyia smithii strain HCP4-BCI-WySm-NY-G18 chromosome 2, ASM2978416v1, whole genome shotgun sequence, the genomic segment gctggcgagcacctgctcctcgtactcgcgcttcttccgacggtgggttctatttccagcagctcttgccaccctgtacctctctctgttctgacgcgtagccgcagtgagcatgcggctcctggcacggttcttctcatctgtcgctctctggcactcggcatcgaaccagccgttaggctgccttccacgcgtcgtacctaccacctctctcgcagtcgtttcgatggcgccgtgaatactgctccacagcccatttatgtcttccactccttcctcctgctgttctgcgatccgttgatccagctctccaggttggcaaatggctggacacgtgtaacttgagaccctaatgtggccattcacctgtgtccagcaactcctatcccaacctccacgtggtgccgaccggaatacgagtaaccttagcggagatcgggtaaccaaccccggtggaaactatggtcgtatgctgactgggaagggggtcgtacgcggctgtatccccataggggcggcgtacaacagcgtctgacccggagcgggcggctgaattatggaatgctgtatcccgccagttACACCtgagatggcagccccatcagcaggatgtaggtatcgcgaccctggtaaggtagcataccgaaacctttcatcaaccacgaacaacgattttagaaatacggaacggatcaatcggcaaagacctaggctacgaacacggaaaaagattaaggtaaacgattggaaattgggtacttggaacgtccgatctctcaatgaaccggcacgggctggcttgcttgctcgagaactacagcggcagggagtcgaaatcgcagcgattcaggaggttcggtggccaaattccggagaaagggaattccgtgcagtagaccctattgcatgcacttctttcaagtaccacatctactacagtggcggcaaagcagcggaacggggcgtcggtttcgtagtgctgggaaatcagaaaacaagagtcatccggtggaggcccgtagatgaccgtatatgcgtgttgaggattaagggcaaattcttcaactacagtttaatcaacacctacgcaccgacaaacgacaaatccgatgaagtcaaagatgagttctatgacaagcttgagcgagtctatgacgagtgcccaaaacacgacgtaaaagtcgtcatcggagacgcaaacgcacaggttgggagggaggaattcttccgtccggtcattggaaggcatagcctccactcgtcaaccaatgaaaacggcctgaggctgataaactttgccgcggccagaggaatggccatatgtagctcctattttccacgtttgaatattcggaaacacacctggaggcatccaaatggagaagcctgctcccagatcgatcacttactgattgacggtcggcacttttcggatgttactgatgttaggtcttttcggggaccaaacattgactctgaccattatctcgtcgtttgtaagatccgcgcacggttgtcgagcgtgctgaaatctcgcacagagaggacgacgcgtttcaacattcagcggttgaaagctgatggcgtggcagcagaacaCACAAATTATTCTATTGACATTTAAACACGTTGGGTACATAAAACCTTCGACTCCCTACGTTACTACACTAGCGCACTGATATGTAAAGATAAATGTCTCAGCGTAAAATAGGATATCGAGATTTTTTCAAGAATTTGTGTTATTGAACGTTACTTGTTTGTTCATTCTTTTGAATTCTTTTGAAACTTTTCCAACTGGTACTGAgttacgatgctggtctaacagtcgtcgtaggtccgagtctcggctcgagagagactgtggGATCgcagcgctagtcccgcaattgccCTGTACAAATAACAGCTGCAAAATCTGTGTACCTATAATAAAAAGAAAGTCAAGTTTCGagtcggaatgtagcactaaggctttgcttttcattcttttgaataatattttcgaGAACATATTGAGAAAATGTTGCCTCTATAAACGCCAGCAAGTGTTCTTTTTGTACCAGCATTGATAAAAGCGAAAGCTAATCCCGACATCTAAAAGTTCTGAAACAAcactaatttactaacaaattttcaattaattgttgctaattaagacatttttgttcATAGTTTGTTCATTGTGATATATTTtgcaatataaaaaattttattctttgCATTATTTGATCGTTGACGTTTAAATCATCATTAGCATTTTTTGGAAATGGTTTAAAAAGATAATATttaaattacacagtgcaaaaatttttttgccttggcttctatgtatgttttttgatgaagtttgatgcaaaaccaaattttcccgagtttgaacatatatcaacttaaggggcaacaatggcgccattttgcattttcgagaaatcggaaattttcgatgttttttcgacgctattttgttttaagacaaaatatcaaaattctaagagtttgtccacatattagcatcttctcacccatcttaaaaaaaagacagatcctaaatcggacaaaaactgagctcaaaacggtgattctacgaaaccggttttggcatggttttagtatatttcacgaATATGTCTTAGCGTTAATGGTTATGCGctgatatctaaaagtggtagtcaaattatatcttatattgagttaaaaagtctcagaaatcgattggtaggtgtctgatctacgtaaaatgtcagcaacatgtcgatttcgccccgattcccctacaatactaaaattggttcatctcgacgttagatgaacttatttgaaatctgtttaatgtaatatcgaGAGTGCAagagatactcaaagatacaataacagtGTGTCTTTACATGATCCTCCCCTTTTGGCGGGGAGGGTGTCGCATTTAACTTTATCGTAGACGCAATGATGctgtctcatagctgaagcgattgattgattgatttctttttaagggactttaaccccaaacggtcattcgtccctaataGCTGAAGCGAGAATTATATGTTTGACCGGTCCTGGCAGAAGAGGGATGATCATGTAatgacaaattgttattgtacaCTTACACTTTAGATATTACACGCTTACACTTTAGATATTACATAaaatagatttcaaataagttcatctaacgtcgagattaacctattttagtattgtaggggaattcccaagtaacaaaacgggttttatcaaagttttatagcgctattTTGGctttattgagcgctataaaactttgataaaaccaatattgttactagggttgaTTGTTGCTGTAATTGATATGTTGCTGACaatttacgtggatcagacaccaaccagtcgatttctgagacttttttacttaatataagacataatttgactaccactttcagATATCAGCGCATTACCaataatgctcagacatactcgatattattttgctttgtgaaatatactaaaaccatgccaaaaccgttttcgtagaatcaccgtttagaacttagtttttgtccgatttaaaatctgtttttttttaaagatgggtaagaagatgtggacaaactcttagaattttaatatttggtcttaaaacaaaatggcgtcaaaaaaatatcgaaaattttcaaattctcgaaaattcaaaatggcgccattgttgcccctcaagttcaaatatgttcaaactcggtaaatttggttttgcatcaaaatacacaaaaaattatatatagaaaccaaggcagaaaaaaaagttaatttttgttgcactgtgttatcataatgaatacctacagataaaaaaaattaaattcgttaCATTCATTCAATATCTAGCAAGGCTCTGTAGATATAAATTAATGTGACTCATGATCACTTATCAACTATTTGAGGCCGAGGCTATCAATCCCAGCGCGACATATTCCAGCAGATAGTCCACAAGCCAATCGTCTGATGGAACCTTGAAAAAATAGCAAAttctaaaaaagaaaataaacaaaaccatAAATCGAATATTTAATACACAACATGAACAAAACATGCTTACTATTAGGCTGACAGCACCCAGCAGAGTAGCTTTTACGGCGACATCCAAGTCGCCCGGGAAATTGAtagtaaaatcatcaaaatcggcaAACGTATCGCAAACAAATCCCGCGTAGTGCTTGGTGATGTTGCCTATTCGAGCATCGTTCGGAGCAACGATTTCGTAGTTTACATCGGTGAAGCAGGCAAAGTTAAGTGATGGACCGTTAATTTTTAATACCACACTCTCTTCGGCGTTCAAAATGGTGAAGCGAGATGTCCACCAGGACCATTCCTGTTGGACGACACCCAAAACCGCACCGTTTGGACCAAGAACGGTCAGCCGTTCTCTACTGAACGGCAATGGATAGCAGCAACACGGCATACAGCAGTTGAGTACGCAGCGTCCTTCCCGTTGAAACTTCAGAGCAACGGCACCGTTTGCCGTAAGTAGCGTTGATCTAGTGCGAAAGCCTTGTGGAATACAGTTGCGTTCGCAACAGTTTTCATCCTCCCGTAGGAGGTAGATAAGCGTGTTGAGTTGATTCGCCAGTTCGAATCGAATCGGCATTTCAATACCGCAGACGATCTGTAGCCATTCGACAGATtgtttaaatttgatcctgtcgaTTGCAATCAGGGGAAATAGTGCTTCGTGGTTGCTGTCGGGTTGCATTTTGAGATGAGCGATATCCGAGACCGGTTGAGAGCTTATCGGTGCCGTACCCGGCGCGTATGGTGGAGGCTTTAACGAGAACAGTTATGTTTAGATTTCAATTACAAGGTTTTAAACGCCGCAAAggctttttgaatttttacaaaattttctcattttttgtgAAACATTTGTTCCAGTTTGTTTATCAACTACTttgaatgttgattttttttcttattgtaTAAAGTATGTTGTTGTTGGTTTCAAGCCTCCCAGGCGGCCAGAAAAATAATGTGTTTAATACTGATATGAAAGAAACTCAATGAGGTTCATTGAAATAGAGTGCATCATTTTCAATCAGGATATAATGAAATAATGACTTCACTGCCGGTACctgcataactgtcccatactgattttggtcacttttgagttatcaccgggaatcgacttaattgttatcatattttctgggaaaaaaattaaattaatacttttgtatggaaaaaataccaagctgtctttgtcccatattgaaagtacccgcattacagtcccactgcatagtggtacaaactgcaaacatataattttgttccagat encodes:
- the LOC129723194 gene encoding phospholipid scramblase 2-like, whose product is MDAVNSPPPYAPGTAPISSQPVSDIAHLKMQPDSNHEALFPLIAIDRIKFKQSVEWLQIVCGIEMPIRFELANQLNTLIYLLREDENCCERNCIPQGFRTRSTLLTANGAVALKFQREGRCVLNCCMPCCCYPLPFSRERLTVLGPNGAVLGVVQQEWSWWTSRFTILNAEESVVLKINGPSLNFACFTDVNYEIVAPNDARIGNITKHYAGFVCDTFADFDDFTINFPGDLDVAVKATLLGAVSLINLLFFQGSIRRLACGLSAGICRAGIDSLGLK